The proteins below come from a single Miscanthus floridulus cultivar M001 chromosome 1, ASM1932011v1, whole genome shotgun sequence genomic window:
- the LOC136457283 gene encoding polyubiquitin-like: MDSRQHQSEHYKIYVRMTKIVALDVKSTDTIDQIKSKIGAIEGIDNSQQALFFAGNHLEKDNRLADYNIMTNSCVALYVTDGMQISVSIPSVGKTIKLNLTKSQSVADVKAVIEQKGGISLDEQILMYGGQKLEDVKLLSQCGLSNGHTLHVLVYPTDRLRISVDVDGERTVNLDVKIWYTVADVKLMIDTLEGLPASTQILMHTQPGGHFIVLKDTKTLQSQHVKNNDILTLHMDRTVQFFVRTLEGKTLTMMLNLSDTTKDVMKKIEERLPIKPGIYSLRYRGSALSLEDPLLKYKVESDTTIHLCLIGEVKGSPPEV; encoded by the exons ATGGACTCCCGCCAGCACCAGTCAGAACACTACAAG ATCTATGTTAGGATGACGAAAATAGTGGCACTTGATGTGAAGTCCACTGATACCATAGATCAGATCAAGTCTAAGATCGGTGCTATAGAGGGGATTGACAATAGCCAGCAAGCTCTCTTTTTTGCTGGAAATCATTTGGAGAAGGACAACAGACTTGCCGATTACAACATCATGACAAACTCTTGTGTTGCCCTTTACGTAACTGATGGGATGCAGATCTCTGTCAGTATCCCCTCTGTTGGGAAGACCATCAAGCTCAATTTGACAAAATCCCAGAGTGTTGCTGATGTCAAGGCGGTGATCGAACAGAAGGGGGGAATTTCTCTGGATGAACAAATCCTAATGTATGGAGGCCAAAAGCTTGAGGACGTCAAGTTGTTGAGTCAGTGTGGCTTGAGCAATGGCCACACCCTGCATGTTTTGGTCTACCCCACTGACAGGCTGCGTATCTCTGTGGATGTTGATGGTGAAAGAACTGTGAACCTCGATGTCAAAATCTGGTATACTGTTGCTGATGTCAAGTTGATGATCGACACCTTGGAGGGTTTACCTGCAAGCACACAGATACTCATGCACACTCAACCTGGTGGTCATTTTATAGTGCTTAAAGACACTAAAACACTCCAGAGTCAGCATGTCAAAAACAACGACATTCTCACATTACATATGGATCGAACTGTCCAGTTCTTCGTCAGGACATTGGAAGGGAAGACATTAACTATGATGCTGAACTTGTCTGACACGACAAAGGATGTCATGAAGAAAATTGAAGAAAGGCTGCCGATTAAGCCTGGTATCTACTCTTTACGTTACAGGGGGAGTGCTCTGTCTCTTGAGGATCCTCTTCTGAAGTATAAGGTCGAGAGCGATACCACTATCCATCTCTGTCTCATTGGAGAAGTGAAAGGATCCCCTCCTGAAGTATAA